One genomic region from Vanacampus margaritifer isolate UIUO_Vmar chromosome 2, RoL_Vmar_1.0, whole genome shotgun sequence encodes:
- the pvalb6 gene encoding parvalbumin 6, which yields MAMNSILNADNIKKALDAFAVADSFDHKSFFDMIGLKNKSSDDVKKVFKVLDADNSGYIEEEELKFVLKGFAKDGRDLTDKETKTFLHAADKDGDGKIGVEEFTALVKE from the exons ATGGCGATGAACAGCATCCTCAACGCTGACAACATCAAGAAAGCACTAGATGCATTTGCAG tgGCCGACTCTTTTGACCATAAGAGTTTTTTTGACATGATTGGCCTGAAGAACAAGTCGTCTGATGATGTAAAGAAGGTCTTTAAAGTGCTGGATGCCGACAATAGTGGCTATATAGAAGAGGAGGAGCTCAA ATTCGTCTTGAAGGGATTTGCCAAAGATGGGAGGGACCTGACAGATAAggaaaccaaaacatttttacatgcgGCCGACAAGGATGGAGACGGCAAGATTGGAGTTGAAG